A genomic window from Solanum stenotomum isolate F172 chromosome 10, ASM1918654v1, whole genome shotgun sequence includes:
- the LOC125842272 gene encoding 14 kDa proline-rich protein DC2.15-like, translated as MASKRTTSLALFVLVNLLFFTLVSACGTCPSPKSKPKPKPKPTPSPSSKGKCPIDTLKLGVCANVLGNLLGVVLGNPPKKPCCSLIEGLVDLEAALCLCTAIKANILGINLNVPLSLSLLLNVCGKKAPSGFQCPN; from the coding sequence ATGGCTTCTAAGAGAACTACTTCCCTTGCTCTTTTTGTCCTTGTGAACCTTCTTTTTTTCACTCTTGTGAGTGCATGTGGCACTTGTCCTAGTCCTAAATCAAAGCCGaagccaaagccaaagccaaCCCCGAGCCCTAGCTCAAAAGGCAAGTGCCCTATTGATACACTAAAATTAGGTGTTTGTGCTAATGTTCTTGGAAATTTGCTTGGAGTTGTACTTGGAAATCCTCCAAAGAAACCTTGTTGCTCTCTAATTGAAGGACTTGTTGATCTCGAGGCTGCTCTTTGTCTTTGCACTGCCATTAAAGCAAATATTCTTGGGATTAACCTTAATGTCCCTCTTTCTCTAAGCCTTCTTCTTAATGTTTGTGGCAAAAAAGCTCCATCTGGCTTTCAATGCCCTAATTAG
- the LOC125878469 gene encoding 14 kDa proline-rich protein DC2.15-like isoform X2 encodes MAKSLAFFLVFNVLFFTMVSACYTCPGPIKPTPTPSPSPNSQTKCPKDALKLGICANVLNGLLNVTLGTPPVKPCCSLIGNLVDLEAAVCLCTALKANILGINLNIPISLSLLLNVCSKEAPKEFICP; translated from the coding sequence ATGGCTAAGTCACTTGCCTTTTTTCTTGTATTTAATGTCCTTTTTTTCACTATGGTCAGTGCATGCTACACTTGCCCTGGCCCAATTAAACCAACACCAACACCAAGTCCATCTCCTAATTCTCAAACCAAATGCCCAAAAGATGCCTTAAAATTAGGTATTTGTGCTAATGTGCTTAATGGTTTATTAAATGTAACACTTGGAACTCCACCTGTAAAACCATGTTGTAGTCTTATTGGAAATCTTGTGGATTTGGAAGCTGCTGTTTGTCTTTGCACTGCACTTAAGGCTAATATTTTGGGGATTAACCTTAATATCCCTATTTCACTAAGCTTACTTCTTAATGTTTGTAGCAAGGAGGCTCCAAAGGAATTTATTTGTCCCTAA
- the LOC125842639 gene encoding L-lactate dehydrogenase B-like: protein MKNSSSSSSLGPGGLDLSQVFFKSISNAAPPSPTKRHTKISVIGVGNVGMAIAQTILTQDLVDELALVDAKSDKLRGEMLDLQHAAAFLPRTKINASTDYSVTSGSDLCIVTAGARQNLGESRLNLLQRNVALFKSIIPPLVKYSPDTTLLVVSNPVDVLTYVAWKLSGFPANRVIGSGTNLDSSRFRFLIADHLDVNAQDVQAYIVGEHGDSSVALWSGISVGGVPVLSFLERQQIALEKETLEKIHQEVVHSAYEVISLKGYTSWAIGYSVANLARTILRDQRRIHPVSVLAKGFYGIDGGDVFLSLPAQLGRSGVLGVTNVHLTDEEIEQLRNSAKTILEVQSQLGI from the exons ATGAAAAATAGTAGCTCATCTTCATCACTTGGCCCTGGTGGTCTAGACTTGAGCCAAGTTTTTTTCAAGTCAATTTCCAATGCTGCCCCTCCTTCACCCACAAAACGCCACACCAAAATCTCCGTCATCGGCGTCGGAAACGTCGGTATGGCAATTGCACAAACAATCCTAACACAAGACCTAGTCGACGAGCTTGCACTCGTCGACGCAAAATCCGACAAGCTCCGAGGAGAAATGCTGGATCTTCAGCACGCGGCAGCGTTTCTGCCGCGTACGAAGATCAACGCATCGACTGATTACTCGGTTACTTCCGGGTCGGATCTTTGCATTGTAACTGCAGGTGCCCGACAGAATCTGGGTGAGAGTAGGTTGAATTTGTTGCAGAGGAATGTGGCTCTGTTTAAGAGTATTATTCCGCCGTTGGTGAAGTATTCGCCGGACACTACGCTTCTAGTAGTTTCGAATCCGGTAGATGTGCTGACGTATGTTGCTTGGAAATTGTCTGGGTTTCCGGCGAATCGGGTTATCGGGTCGGGAACGAATTTGGATTCTTCTAGATTTCGGTTTTTGATTGCGGATCATCTTGATGTTAATGCCCAGGATGTACAG GCATACATTGTTGGAGAGCATGGTGATAGCTCAGTGGCACTTTGGTCAGGCATTAGTGTAGGAGGAGTGCCAGTCCTCAGTTTCCTTGAGAGGCAACAAATTGCTTTGGAAAAAGAGACACTAGAAAAAATCCACCAAGAAGTTGTGCACAGTGCATATGAAGTGATTAGTTTGAAAGGTTACACATCATGGGCAATTGGTTACTCTGTTGCTAACTTGGCTCGAACAATCCTTCGCGATCAAAGAAGGATTCATCCTGTTTCGGTTCTTGCAAAGGGATTCTATGGCATTGATGGTGGCGATGTGTTTTTGAGCTTGCCTGCACAGCTTGGTAGAAGTGGAGTTTTGGGCGTGACGAATGTGCATCTTACTGATGAAGAAATTGAGCAACTTAGGAACTCTGCTAAGACTATTTTGGAAGTGCAGAGTCAGTTGGGAATTTGA
- the LOC125842457 gene encoding 14 kDa proline-rich protein DC2.15-like: MAKFGATSIALVLTLNILFFTMVSSTYVPCPPPPHHKPHPKPHPTPTPSTPSTPSTPSTPSSKGKCPKDTLKLNACANLLNDLVHLVIGSSPAKTKCCSLIHGLADLDAAVCLCTALKANVLGINLNVPLSLSLLLNNCGKYVPKDFQCA; the protein is encoded by the coding sequence ATGGCCAAGTTTGGTGCAACCTCAATTGCCCTTGTTCTCACATTGAACATTCTTTTCTTCACTATGGTTAGCTCCACTTATGTCCCATGTCCACCACCCCCACACCACAAACCACACCCCAAACCCCACCCTACCCCTACCCCCTCCACTCCCTCCACCCCCTCTACCCCCTCCACCCCATCATCAAAGGGAAAGTGCCCAAAGGACACACTAAAGCTAAATGCTTGTGCCAATTTGCTAAATGACTTAGTGCACCTTGTTATTGGAAGTAGTCCAGCCAAGACTAAATGTTGCTCTTTAATTCATGGACTTGCTGACCTTGATGCTGCTGTTTGCCTTTGCACTGCCCTTAAAGCTAATGTGTTGGGAATTAATCTAAATGTTCCACTTTCACTCAGCTTGTTACTCAACAATTGTGGCAAATATGTCCCTAAGGACTTCCAATGTGCATAA
- the LOC125843178 gene encoding cation/H(+) antiporter 15-like — translation MAEEIIVANAEDKIYDSIVCYAPTMITTSGIWQGDNPLDYSLPLFIVQLTLVVVITRLLVFILKPIRQPRVIAEILGGVILGPSVLGRSSTFANTIFPQRSVMVLETMANIGLLYFLFLIGVEMDIAVLRRNSKKSLLIAMAGMILPCIIGSSFSVLLHDKSQNTKEGTFILFLGLALSVTSFPVLARILAELKLINSEIGRIAMSASLINDMLAWIVLAFAIAFTENKDMSLATLWVILSSIAFICVCFFVIRPLIGRRISQTPEGESISEFNICLILTGVMISGFITDVIGTHSVFGAFVFGLIIPSGPLGLTLIERLEDFVSGLLLPLFFAISGLKTEISAIDSAATWGVLCVVIILACAGKVIGVVIVTLYYKMPFHEGLSLGLLMNAKGLVEIIVLNVGKDQKVLDEKSFAIMVIVAIGMTAVITPIVTIVYKPSRNFTPYKRRTVQKTKLDREFRVLVSIHTPKAVPTIISLLEASCPTKKSPICIYVLHLVELTGRASGMLIVHNMRKIGRPAMNRTQAQSDHIINAFENFEKSAGCVYVQPLTAISPYSTMHEDICVLAEEKRVALIIIPFHKQQTVDGGLETTNSSFRTINQNVLANAPCSVGILVDRGLTGSTRSTMNQISHHVAVLFFGGPDDREALAYAWRMSEHPNINLTVMRFLPGDTTIEGRKSNSGNDYSVLTVETERDREKQLDEEYVTEFRTKTGNDGSIVYIERIVNHGEETVGAIRSIDNSHDLFIVGRGQGTSSPLTAGLTDWSECPELGAIGDLLASSDFAMKASALVVQQYVGMGSGDPLITPDSPSVHYEPFNLDHSTHREQQQQQQPDFHSQQ, via the exons ATGGCGGAAGAGATAATAGTAGCGAACGCGGAGGATAAAATCTATGATTCGATAGTATGTTACGCACCAACGATGATAACTACGAGTGGAATATGGCAAGGTGATAATCCACTTGATTATTCATTGCCACTCTTTATTGTGCAATTGACATTGGTGGTTGTCATCACTCGACTACTAGTTTTTATCTTGAAACCTATTCGTCAACCTCGTGTTATTGCTGAGATTCTT GGTGGTGTAATTTTGGGTCCATCAGTATTGGGAAGAAGTAGCACATTTGCTAATACAATATTTCCTCAAAGAAGTGTTATGGTACTTGAAACAATGGCAAATATTGGTCTTCTTTACTTCCTCTTTCTAATAGGAGTAGAAATGGACATTGCTGTTCTTCGTCGAAATAGTAAAAAATCGTTGCTTATAGCAATGGCAGGGATGATATTGCCATGTATAATAGGAAGTTCATTTTCCGTCTTATTGCATGATAAATCACAAAACACAAAAGAAGGAACTTTCATTCTCTTCCTTGGCCTCGCGCTTTCTGTTACTTCATTTCCTGTTCTTGCTAGAATTCTCGCGGAGCTCAAACTTATCAACTCTGAAATTGGGAGAATCGCGATGTCTGCTTCACTTATTAATGATATGTTAGCATGGATTGTGTTAGCTTTTGCAATCGCCTTTACTGAGAATAAAGACATGAGTTTGGCTACTCTTTGGGTGATCCTATCAAGTATTGCATTCatttgtgtttgttttttcGTCATTAGGCCATTGATTGGAAGGAGAATAAGTCAGACTCCAGAAGGCGAATCGATTAGTGAGTTCAATATATGTCTCATTCTAACAGGAGTTATGATATCTGGATTCATAACTGATGTTATTGGAACACATTCTGTTTTTGGTGCTTTTGTGTTTGGTTTGATCATACCTAGTGGTCCTCTTGGTTTAACACTTATAGAAAGACTAGAAGACTTCGTATCGGGGCTTTTGTTACCTCTTTTTTTCGCCATTAGTGGTCTCAAAACAGAGATTTCTGCTATTGATAGTGCTGCAACATGGGGAGTTTTGTGTGTTGTTATAATCTTGGCTTGTGCTGGTAAAGTTATAGGTGTTGTCATTGTAACACTCTATTACAAAATGCCATTTCATGAAGGcctttctcttggtcttctcaTGAATGCAAAAGGCCTTGTTGAGATTATTGTTCTCAATGTTGGTAAAGACCAAAAG GTTCTTGATGAAAAGTCTTTTGCTATAATGGTGATTGTAGCAATTGGGATGACTGCAGTCATCACTCCTATTGTGACAATTGTCTATAAACCATCAAGAAATTTCACCCCATATAAGAGAAGAACAGTTCAGAAAACAAAGTTGGATAGGGAATTTCGAGTACTCGTTAGCATCCACACACCTAAAGCTGTTCCAACAATTATAAGTCTTCTTGAAGCATCATGTCCTACGAAGAAATCACCGATATGTATATATGTCCTACACCTTGTAGAACTCACTGGCCGCGCATCTGGAATGCTTATTGTCCATAACATGCGTAAAATAGGAAGGCCAGCTATGAACAGGACTCAAGCGCAATCTGATCATATCATCAATGCATTTGAGAACTTTGAGAAAAGTGCAGGATGCGTCTACGTGCAGCCTCTCACTGCTATATCCCCTTACTCCACTATGCATGAAGACATATGCGTTTTAGCTGAGGAAAAACGCGTAGCACTAATCATAATCCCTTTCCACAAGCAACAAACAGTTGATGGTGGACTAGAAACTACAAACTCATCGTTCCGAACAATTAACCAGAATGTATTAGCAAATGCACCTTGCTCCGTTGGGATACTAGTAGATAGAGGGTTAACAGGATCAACAAGGTCAACAATGAACCAAATTTCACACCATGTTGCAGTGTTATTCTTTGGAGGACCAGATGATCGCGAAGCATTAGCTTATGCTTGGAGAATGAGTGAACACCCGAACATTAACCTAACAGTTATGCGTTTCCTCCCTGGAGATACAACAATTGAAGGAAGAAAATCAAACAGTGGGAATGACTATAGTGTACTAACAGTTGAAACAGAACGCGATAGGGAAAAACAGTTAGACGAGGAATATGTAACAGAATTCAGGACAAAAACAGGAAATGATGGATCAATAGTATACATTGAAAGAATAGTGAATCATGGAGAAGAGACAGTAGGAGCAATAAGGTCAATAGATAACTCACACGACTTGTTCATAGTAGGTAGAGGACAAGGGACAAGCTCCCCGTTAACAGCAGGGCTAACTGATTGGAGTGAATGCCCAGAGCTAGGTGCCATTGGTGATCTCTTAGCTTCATCAGATTTCGCGATGAAAGCATCAGCATTGGTGGTGCAACAATATGTAGGTATGGGATCCGGTGATCCATTAATCACTCCGGATAGTCCTAGCGTGCATTATGAACCCTTCAACCTCGATCATTCAACTCATagagaacaacaacaacaacaacaacccgATTTTCATTCACAACAATGA
- the LOC125842387 gene encoding NADH dehydrogenase [ubiquinone] 1 beta subcomplex subunit 8, mitochondrial → MAGRLSNVATRIMGGNGVVARSVASSLRTRAGMGLPVGKHIVPDKPLHVNDELTWDNGTPFPEPCIDRIADTVGKYEALAWLCGGLSCFVGIGLLAVWNDKASKIPFTPKVYPYDNLRVELGGEP, encoded by the exons ATGGCCGGAAGATTGAGTAATGTAGCTACTCGCATTATGGGCGGAAACGGTGTCGTCGCCCGGTCCGTCGCATCCTCTCTTCGAACACGCGCCGGCATGGGCCTTCCCGTCGGTAAACATATTGTGCCTGATAAGCCG CTTCATGTGAATGATGAACTTACATGGGACAATGGTACTCCTTTTCCCGAGCCTTGTATCGATCGCATAGCAGATACCGTTGGAAAG TATGAAGCATTGGCTTGGTTGTGCGGTGGGTTGAGTTGTTTTGTGGGGATTGGACTGTTAGCTGTTTGGAATGATAAAGCCTCCAAAATTCCATTT ACACCAAAGGTCTATCCATATGACAACTTAAGAGTGGAGCTCGGAGGAGAACCTTGA
- the LOC125842058 gene encoding 36.4 kDa proline-rich protein translates to MGSSKISAMLFICMIFMSMCSLPPAYASYGQCPCTPPYQRPSPPGGAPHPPHHHPHPPKSPSRPRPPPSTPRPHPPTTKPPPHHGGPPPRVLPPIVFPPPVVSPPITRPPPGILPPIVNPPGIIPPITRPPGIIPPIVNPPGINPPITNPPGGGGGFPPPSGGGGGGGYPPYTPPGGGAPPGGGGGGGIPGIVPPPPATCPIDALKLGLCLDVLGGLVHIGIGNPVEHICCPVLQGLLELEAAICLCTTIRLKLLNLNIFLPLALSVLATCGLTPPPGFVCPPLV, encoded by the coding sequence atgggttcatcaaagatttcagCAATGTTGTTCATTTGTATGATTTTCATGTCAATGTGCTCGTTACCACCAGCTTATGCTTCATATGGTCAATGCCCATGTACTCCTCCTTATCAACGACCTAGTCCACCTGGCGGTGCTCCGCACCCGccacatcatcaccctcatccACCTAAGTCTCCCAGTAGGCCCCGGCCTCCACCATCGACTCCACGTCCACACCCACCGACCACCAAACCGCCACCTCATCATGGTGGACCACCTCCTAGGGTTTTGCCACCTATCGTCTTTCCGCCACCTGTCGTATCACCTCCAATCACTCGCCCGCCACCTGGCATTTTACCGCCTATTGTCAATCCACCTGGCATTATTCCGCCAATCACACGGCCACCTGGCATTATTCCACCAATCGTAAACCCTCCCGGTATAAACCCACCAATAACAAATCCTCCTGGAGGTGGAGGAGGATTCCCGCCACCAtctggtggtggtggtggcggCGGATATCCTCCTTACACACCTCCTGGTGGAGGTGCACCACCTGGCGGAGGCGGAGGTGGAGGCATACCAGGTATTGTTCCACCTCCACCCGCCACGTGTCCTATAGATGCATTGAAACTTGGGCTTTGTCTTGATGTACTTGGAGGATTAGTGCATATTGGGATAGGAAATCCAGTGGAACATATATGTTGCCCAGTATTACAAGGATTGCTAGAGCTAGAAGCTGCTATTTGTCTATGCACAACTATAAGGCTTAAACTTCTAAACCTTAATATTTTCCTTCCTCTTGCACTTTCAGTTCTTGCAACATGTGGTTTAACTCCTCCTCCTGGTTTTGTTTGTCCTCCTCTTGTTTGA
- the LOC125878469 gene encoding putative lipid-binding protein AIR1B isoform X1, whose protein sequence is MAKSLAFFLVFNVLFFTMVSACYTCPDALKLGICANVLNGLLNVTLGTPPVKPCCSLIGNLVDLEAAVCLCTALKANILGINLNIPISLSLLLNVCSKEAPKEFICP, encoded by the exons ATGGCTAAGTCACTTGCCTTTTTTCTTGTATTTAATGTCCTTTTTTTCACTATGGTCAGTGCATGCTACACTTGCCCTG ATGCCTTAAAATTAGGTATTTGTGCTAATGTGCTTAATGGTTTATTAAATGTAACACTTGGAACTCCACCTGTAAAACCATGTTGTAGTCTTATTGGAAATCTTGTGGATTTGGAAGCTGCTGTTTGTCTTTGCACTGCACTTAAGGCTAATATTTTGGGGATTAACCTTAATATCCCTATTTCACTAAGCTTACTTCTTAATGTTTGTAGCAAGGAGGCTCCAAAGGAATTTATTTGTCCCTAA